GTCTTCTGAACGCACCGTTAGTAGGAAGCACCGTGGCCGACACGTTATCGTTCGGGGCATCTCATAAGATGCCCATTAAAGTCGGTTTAACAATAAACAAATTGGGTGGTACCGCGGAAAGATCTTTCGTCCCTATTCCAGGGGATGATGGGTCTTTTTTTATGGTTTTAACCAAGGACAGGACACGAAGGGAGAATCCACCATGTCAGACATTTTAGTAAAAGATTTATTCAGCGACCAACATTACGCTGAAGATCAGACCATCACGCTTCACGGCTGGGTCAAGACGATTCGGAGTTCCAAGAAGATCGGGTTCATCGAATTAAACGACGGCTCGACCATTAAGAACGCGCAGATCGTGATGAAGGCTAGCGACCTGGACAACTACGCCGAAATCGCTAAGTTCCCCATCAGTTCCACGATTGCGGTGACCGGGAAAGTCGTTTACACGCCGGACGCCAAGCAACCCTTAGAAATCCACGCGGACGCCGTGGTGCTCGAAGGCACTTCGGATAGCGACTACCCGTTACAAAAGAAGGCCCACACCTACGAATATCTGCGGACCATCGCCCACTTACGGCCCCGGACCAACACGTTCTACGCGGTCTTCCGGATTCGGTCGTTGGCGGCCTTTGCGGTGCACCAATACCTGCAAGAACACGGTTTTAACTACCTGAACACCCCGATCATCACCGGGAGTGACGCCGAAGGGGCCGGGCAGATGTTCCGGGCCACGACGCTGGACTTGAACCACTTGCCGCTGACCGAGGATGGCCAGGTCGACAACAGCAAGGACTTCTTCCGCAAGGAAACCAACCTGACGGTGAGTGGTCAGTTGGAAGCCGAAGCCTTTGCCTTGGCTTTGCGGAAGGTCTACACCTTCGGCCCAACCTTCCGGGCAGAAAATTCCCACACCCAACGGCACGCGTCCGAATTCTGGATGATTGAACCCGAAATGGCCTTCGAAGACCTGGATGACGACATCGTGACCATCGAAGCGCTGATCAAGGCCGTGGTGAGCTACGTGCTGGACCACGCCCAAGACGAATTGGCCTTCTTGAACGACAACGTCGATGAGCACCTGATCGAACGGTTGGAAAAGACCCGCGATGAGAAATTCGCCCGGTTGACCTACACGGAAGCCATCGAGGAACTGAAGAACGCCGACGTCGACTTCGACGTACCCGTCTACTGGGGTCTCGACCTGGAAGCGGAACACGAACGTTACCTGTGTGAACACATCTACAACAAGCCGGTCTTCTTGACGGACTACCCGAAGGAAATTAAGGCCTTCTACATGCGGGCCAACGACGACGGCAAGACCGTCGCCGCGGTCGACCTGTTAGTTCCTGAAATTGGGGAACTGGTTGGGGGCAGTCAGCGTGAGGAACGCCTCGACGTCCTCAAGCAAAAGATCGCCGACAACCAGATGCCGGAAGACGAGTACGACTGGTACGAAGACCTCCGGAAGTACGGGGAGACCGTCCACTCCGGCTTCGGTATCGGGTTCGAGCGGTTAGTGATGTACGTCACCGGGATGGAAAACATCCGCGACGTGATCCCTTACCCTCGGACGCCAGGAAACGCCGAATTCTAAATTATCATTTCAATCAAGGCCGTGATGCGAAAATTCGCATCACGGCCTTTTGGGTTTCCGGAAATTTTAAATTTGGTGAGCACCACGGAGCGTTGTTTCACATGAAACATTTTACGCTGGGTCCAGCGCCTTTAACCGGTCAGCGAGTTGGGTGAGTCGGTTCGGTGTCATGCCGGCGACGTTGAACCGAAAGGCGTTGCGGCTGGCTCCGAACAGGGTCCCCGGTCGGACTAAAATGTCTTGGGCCAGTAGTTTATGGAAAATATCGCGATCGTCCTGGGTCACCCAGAGGTAGAAGCCCCCCTGGGGAAGGGTGAAGCGCCACTCGGGCCGGTACTGACGAAAGATGGCAGCGACGGCTGCCCGGCGCCGGGTTAATGCGGTTGTGACCCGGGTCAGTTCCTGACTAAAGCGGGGGCTGTTTAGCGCTAGGTTCACCCATTCTTGGGCTAGTAGGCTAGGCACCATGTCCAACTGTTTTTGGACCTGAAGCAGGCGCTGACCAATCGCTTGGGGGGCAATTAACCAGCCAATCCGGGTATTGGGGCCTAGGAGTTTAGAGAGGGAACTGATGTAGATCACGTTGGCCGGTGCGAGGGCCTTCAGCGGGGGCATCGCGGCTTTGTCGGTCACCAACCACCCGAACACGTCATCTTCGACGATGGGCAGTTGGTAGTGTTGGCAGAGCTGCAGAAGCTGTTGACGCTGGGTTAGCGTCAGGGTTTCTCCCGTTGGATTCTCGAAGGTGGGGTTCATTAAAAGTAGCTTGACCCGGTGTTGGCGAATCGTGCGTTCTAACTGGTCGAGGTCGAAGTGACTGGTGGTGAGGGGCACCGGATAGGTCCGGATGTCGAGCGTTTGGAAGACGGCCGTGGCGTTAAAGTACGAGGGCGTCACACAGGCCACCGCGTCACCGGGTTGTAACAGGCTACTTAGGACTAAGAAGAGGGACTGCTCCGCCCCACCGGAAATCATCAACGTTTGCTGGGAGAGGTCGAGTTGGGGGAAGAGGTCGGTGTGTCGACTCAGGGTCGTGAGTAACGCGGGGTCGCCGGTAGCGGTGATCTGCGCCTGATGGTCCAGATGAGTTTGCCAATCTAGCGTGAACTGGCCCAGTTGCGGGGTCAGGTCGGTCGGTAGGTCGGCTCGGGAACCGTCAATCAGCTGCCCGTGATCTAAGCCTTGGGCCTGGGCAATCTGGTTACGAATCGCGGTGGCCGTGGAGTGGGTGGGATGGAGCATCAGTTGCCAATTGACGGTCGTGGTCAGGGGCTTCAGCTGGGGGAGTTGGGAGACAAACGTCCCACTGCCCCGCTTCTTGCGGAGGAGTCCCTGAGTGGTTAGCTCGGCTAGCGCCCGGCTAACCGTCGAACGGTCGACCTGCAACCAGGCGGCGAGTTGGCGTTCGGCGGGCAGGCGTTGCCCGGGCAAGAGCTGATCGGTTTGGATTAACGACTTGATCAGCTGCATGATGGCGAGGTACTTGGGTTTGAGGTCGGGAAGATTCGTTGCCCAATTAATCATGACTATCACGTCCTTTTCTCCATTATATAAATTGGCTGGATTTAAAACAAGCCAATTGGCGGTTGATTTAAAACGCTTACATTGAAATAATGGTTAGGGGAGGAGATGACGAGATGGAAAACGTGTTAACGATTGCGGGATCGGATAGCCTGGCCGGCGGCGGCCTGCAGGCGGATCTCAAGACGTTTCAGGAACTAGAAACCTTTGGGGTCAGCGCGGTGACCAGTATCGCCACCGTGTTACCGGACGACTTTACGGTGACGCCGTTAAGTCCGGACCTCATCGCAAGCCAACTCAAATCCGTGTTGACCCAGGTTCCGTTAAGCGCCATCAAGACGGGCTTGTTACCGGACCTGGCCACGCTACGGGTGGTGGTGACGGCTTTGCGGCAGCAGACGGTGCCGATCATCGTCGACCCGGTCTTGGTCTTTAAGGAAGGAAAGACGGCCACTCAAGCGGCCTACATAGCAGCATTGAAACAAGAGCTACTGCCACTAGCCACGGTGGTCACGCCGAACCTGAAGGAAGCTGAGCTGCTGAGCGGCCTGACGTTGACCAGCGCGGAGCAACTACCGGCGGCCGCCCGACGGATTCAGGCGTTGGGCTGTCCCAACGTGGTGATCAAGGGGGGCAGTCGGTTGGCCGGCGATACCGCGGTGGACTACCTGTTTACCCCCCAGGGGGAGACCTGGTTCCGGGCGTTGAAGGTGGCGTCACCGGCAACGGACGGCGCGGGCTGTACCTTCTCCGCGGCGATTACGGCATGGTTGGCTCGTGGGGTGCCGGTAACGGCAGCGGTCGACCGGGCCAAGGCGTTTGTGCGGGCCGGCATCGTCTATGGCGTTCAATTTAACGATCAATTTGGCAGCGTCTGGCAAGGGGCCTGGCGCAGATATGGGGGCAACCAACGTGCAAAATCATAAGTTGAAACAAGAGATTCTCGCGGCCGTGTTAGCGGCGTTGACCATTGCATTATCGTTGATGATTGTGATTCCCGTCCCGGCGACTCACGGGATGGTGACGCTGTGTGAGGTCGGCATCTATACCAGTGCCATCTTATTCGGCAACCCGGTCGGCGCCTTCGTGGGCGGGGCCAGTGGATTCATGATCGATGTGTTGTCCGGATTTCCGGAATGGTGTCTGTTTTCGCTAGTGATTCACGGGTTACAGGGCTTTGCCGTGGCTTACTTTGCGAATAAGCAACACGGCATTTGGCGTGGCATGGTGGGACCCATGCTGCTGGGTAGTCTGATCATGGTGGTCGGCTACTACTTCGCCACCAGTCTTTTATTCGGTTGGCCAGCGGGATTAGCATCGATCCCGGGCAACCTGATCCAGGTCGGCTTTGGCCTGGTCGTGACGTTGGCCTTAGTTGCCAGTTTAATGAAATTTAGTCCCAAATTAAGCAGAGGATGATTGACATGACTTTAGATAACTTAGAAACAGATTTAGCACAAATGGTTCAAGACGTTTTGGCAGCGGCCAAGTTACGGCCGAACGACCTCTTCGTATTGGGCTGCTCCACCAGTGAAGTGGTGGGCGGCCACATCGGCAAGGACTCAAATCCCGAAGTCGGTGAACGGATCATCAAGACCATGTTAGCCCAGTTGCGGCCACTAAAGATTAACTTGGCCGTGCAGGGCTGCGAACACATTAATCGCAGCGTGGTGGTTGAACGCCGAGTAGCCGAAGAAATGGGCTTCGAAATCGTCAACGTGGTTCCGGCCATGCACGCGGGGGGCGCTTGCTCCGTTGCTGCGTTCAAGCAGTTCGACGATCCGGTCGAAGTGGAACACATTGTGGCCCAAGCCGGGTTAGACATTGGGGACACGGCCATTGGGATGCACGTGAAGTTCGTTCAGGTACCGGTGCGGCCAACGAAACAAGAACTGGGCGGTGCCCACGTTACGGCATTGCGGTCCCGGCCGAAGTATGTCGGTGGTCCGCGGGCCAATTACGAGCCGATTAAATAAAAAGTGTTGAGCGTTAGAGAGTGGGACGAAGGGCGATTAGCTGGTGAGCATTAACGTCGTAAGACGGACAATCCTGAACTTGGATTGTTTGGCTTACGAGGTTAAGCGGAACCAGCTGCCCTTTGGCGCACGTTTCGGCACCATCCATGCGGAGATGCCAGAGAGACCGTGACTTCTGCCACGGTCTCTCTTTTTTAGTTCAATGGTCACTAGATATCATGGTGACGACCATTAAGTTTTGTCACAATTTACCGGAACTATCGGATAACTGATTGTTTTATTTGTTTATTAATAATGGCCATACTATAGTTAAATGAAGTATGACATCATCGATTTTTACTGTGAAACATTTAACTAATTTGAACGTATTTTTCTGACCACGAGGGAGGGGTTGCCATGCAATTGAGACGGTTAAAATGGTTGGGATTGCTGGGTGTCATGGGCGCAATGTTATTAGGTAGTTCCGTGACGGCTCATGCCACGGATGCGAACGCGACCGCGGAGATGCCCCAAGGCGTGAGCTCGCTCGAGAACATCTTCACGATGCCGAGCCTGTCAGGAAAATTAAGTAACAGTGCCAAGTTAATCACCTCAACGAATAGCAGCACGTCCGGTCAACCCGCCGTACAGATCACCGATGCCAAGAACCAAGTCGGTGCGGTCTGGTCGACGGCCGAGAATATGCTGGACTTGAGCAAGGACGAAACCGCCTCGATGTGGCTGTACTTTGGGGGAACGTCTAGTACGCCCGATAATGGGACCGGTGATGGGATGGCCTTCGTCTTGCAGAACGACGAGCGGGGAACTTCAGCAATCACCAGTGGTATCAGTAGTACGGTAGCTCCTGGGCAAACACTAGGGGTTTGGGGGCTGGATGTTAACAATACAATCACTAGTAACGCGACCATCGCGAAAGGGGCTATTCAAAAGAGTTGGGCCTTAGAGTTTGACGAATACGATAATGGGAGTACCAACGGGAATGATAACGGCGGATTTGATAGTGGAAACAAGAAGGATGGGGCCCATATTGCTTTTAACTACCCGGGTGAAGCCAGTACCTACGTTCGCCACGGGACGTCTAGCAGCGGGGCTAAGTATTTTTACACCATGGAGCATGAGGGGATAACGGCTACTAAGTTATCCGATGGTTCCTGGCACCATTTAACCTTAAGTTGGAAGGCGCCGGCCGTGGGTGAAACTACTGGAACCATGACTTATGACTTTAACGATAAGAACCCCACCACGGGCATGGCGCAAACGCCAACTTCGACGCAGTCAACCACGGTGGACATCGCTAAGCTGGACCTGGCACCAATCGATGCAGCTAGGTCCGCCCGGGACATCTACTGGGGCTTCACCGGATCCACCGGGGGAGCTTACGCCAACAACGTGGTGGCCTTTGACCAGGTGCCCGGGTTGGTGGACGCAACCGCGGACATGACCATCAAGGATGAGACGTTAGATAAGACGTTGAAGTCCAGCGACGACTATGTCAACGGGAACGACAGCCTGACCTACCAATACAAGTTAACGTATAACGGGGGGAAGCAATCGTGGTCAGATATTGTGACCCAGCTGCCGCATCCGAACGGCGTGACCTTCTCCGGGGGGACCATCACTTATGCGGATGGGTCCACGGAGAACTTAACCAGTGCCGAGCTCAGCGGATCCACCATCACGCACAAGTTGGGGAAGGCCTTATCTAGTACCAATCAGACGGCTACCGTGAAACTAACCGGGAAGGCTGATGCGGTAACTACGACCACGACCGTGGCGACGGCAAACCAGTCGTTCAACGGGTCGAACAGCGTGGTCAGCACAACTTCACCCGCTTACACCATCTACCCGGCCCGGAGCCTGTACCTACGGATGTCGTCGACTAACGGTAGTTCGGTCGAGACCGGCGAAACCTTGCCGCTCTCCGGGACCGTGTCGGTCGACAGTTCTGAAAAGCCGGATGATCCGATTGAAAATAAGGACATCACCCTGCACACCACGATGTCTAACGGCAACACCTTGGATGATTTTACCCTAAACGGGACCACCAGTAATGCGGACGAAGAGGGCGCGTTTAACTTTAAGTTGCCAGCCTCCAAGCTCTCACCGGGGGTCAACCAGATCACCATGTACGCGACCGACGACCGGGGACACAAGTCCAACACGGTCACGTTCGATATCGTGTTAAACGGTGAGCTGAAGTTTGGAACCGTGAACGCCAATAGCTCGTTTAAGGACACCACGTTGACCGGAAGCGACCAAGAAGTTCTGCGGAAGAACGATTGGCAGGTCGAAGTGGAAAATACCTTAGGCAGTGGCACGTCCTGGACGTTGCAGGCGGCGGCTAGCAAGTTTACGGATGGCC
Above is a window of Levilactobacillus zymae DNA encoding:
- the asnS gene encoding asparagine--tRNA ligase; this translates as MSDILVKDLFSDQHYAEDQTITLHGWVKTIRSSKKIGFIELNDGSTIKNAQIVMKASDLDNYAEIAKFPISSTIAVTGKVVYTPDAKQPLEIHADAVVLEGTSDSDYPLQKKAHTYEYLRTIAHLRPRTNTFYAVFRIRSLAAFAVHQYLQEHGFNYLNTPIITGSDAEGAGQMFRATTLDLNHLPLTEDGQVDNSKDFFRKETNLTVSGQLEAEAFALALRKVYTFGPTFRAENSHTQRHASEFWMIEPEMAFEDLDDDIVTIEALIKAVVSYVLDHAQDELAFLNDNVDEHLIERLEKTRDEKFARLTYTEAIEELKNADVDFDVPVYWGLDLEAEHERYLCEHIYNKPVFLTDYPKEIKAFYMRANDDGKTVAAVDLLVPEIGELVGGSQREERLDVLKQKIADNQMPEDEYDWYEDLRKYGETVHSGFGIGFERLVMYVTGMENIRDVIPYPRTPGNAEF
- a CDS encoding PLP-dependent aminotransferase family protein, coding for MINWATNLPDLKPKYLAIMQLIKSLIQTDQLLPGQRLPAERQLAAWLQVDRSTVSRALAELTTQGLLRKKRGSGTFVSQLPQLKPLTTTVNWQLMLHPTHSTATAIRNQIAQAQGLDHGQLIDGSRADLPTDLTPQLGQFTLDWQTHLDHQAQITATGDPALLTTLSRHTDLFPQLDLSQQTLMISGGAEQSLFLVLSSLLQPGDAVACVTPSYFNATAVFQTLDIRTYPVPLTTSHFDLDQLERTIRQHRVKLLLMNPTFENPTGETLTLTQRQQLLQLCQHYQLPIVEDDVFGWLVTDKAAMPPLKALAPANVIYISSLSKLLGPNTRIGWLIAPQAIGQRLLQVQKQLDMVPSLLAQEWVNLALNSPRFSQELTRVTTALTRRRAAVAAIFRQYRPEWRFTLPQGGFYLWVTQDDRDIFHKLLAQDILVRPGTLFGASRNAFRFNVAGMTPNRLTQLADRLKALDPA
- the thiD gene encoding bifunctional hydroxymethylpyrimidine kinase/phosphomethylpyrimidine kinase; amino-acid sequence: MENVLTIAGSDSLAGGGLQADLKTFQELETFGVSAVTSIATVLPDDFTVTPLSPDLIASQLKSVLTQVPLSAIKTGLLPDLATLRVVVTALRQQTVPIIVDPVLVFKEGKTATQAAYIAALKQELLPLATVVTPNLKEAELLSGLTLTSAEQLPAAARRIQALGCPNVVIKGGSRLAGDTAVDYLFTPQGETWFRALKVASPATDGAGCTFSAAITAWLARGVPVTAAVDRAKAFVRAGIVYGVQFNDQFGSVWQGAWRRYGGNQRAKS
- a CDS encoding ECF transporter S component, encoding MGATNVQNHKLKQEILAAVLAALTIALSLMIVIPVPATHGMVTLCEVGIYTSAILFGNPVGAFVGGASGFMIDVLSGFPEWCLFSLVIHGLQGFAVAYFANKQHGIWRGMVGPMLLGSLIMVVGYYFATSLLFGWPAGLASIPGNLIQVGFGLVVTLALVASLMKFSPKLSRG
- a CDS encoding TIGR01440 family protein; this encodes MTLDNLETDLAQMVQDVLAAAKLRPNDLFVLGCSTSEVVGGHIGKDSNPEVGERIIKTMLAQLRPLKINLAVQGCEHINRSVVVERRVAEEMGFEIVNVVPAMHAGGACSVAAFKQFDDPVEVEHIVAQAGLDIGDTAIGMHVKFVQVPVRPTKQELGGAHVTALRSRPKYVGGPRANYEPIK
- a CDS encoding lectin-like domain-containing protein translates to MQLRRLKWLGLLGVMGAMLLGSSVTAHATDANATAEMPQGVSSLENIFTMPSLSGKLSNSAKLITSTNSSTSGQPAVQITDAKNQVGAVWSTAENMLDLSKDETASMWLYFGGTSSTPDNGTGDGMAFVLQNDERGTSAITSGISSTVAPGQTLGVWGLDVNNTITSNATIAKGAIQKSWALEFDEYDNGSTNGNDNGGFDSGNKKDGAHIAFNYPGEASTYVRHGTSSSGAKYFYTMEHEGITATKLSDGSWHHLTLSWKAPAVGETTGTMTYDFNDKNPTTGMAQTPTSTQSTTVDIAKLDLAPIDAARSARDIYWGFTGSTGGAYANNVVAFDQVPGLVDATADMTIKDETLDKTLKSSDDYVNGNDSLTYQYKLTYNGGKQSWSDIVTQLPHPNGVTFSGGTITYADGSTENLTSAELSGSTITHKLGKALSSTNQTATVKLTGKADAVTTTTTVATANQSFNGSNSVVSTTSPAYTIYPARSLYLRMSSTNGSSVETGETLPLSGTVSVDSSEKPDDPIENKDITLHTTMSNGNTLDDFTLNGTTSNADEEGAFNFKLPASKLSPGVNQITMYATDDRGHKSNTVTFDIVLNGELKFGTVNANSSFKDTTLTGSDQEVLRKNDWQVEVENTLGSGTSWTLQAAASKFTDGLGNQLSGQVIYVDNADQTHTLSATPTTIMSKTSTQVSDTTDVAGGWTDKNGIMLKVNGDALAGSYSGSITWTLTNSVPS